Sequence from the Mustela erminea isolate mMusErm1 chromosome 8, mMusErm1.Pri, whole genome shotgun sequence genome:
AGGGCAGTGTGTATCACAGGATGGACGtgcaaatatttgttggatgaataattgttttcttgaagcaatagaaatcaaaacacaaCATAAAATACACTTTCAAAAACCAGATTATGCCAATGAGGACAATATACGAATGCTCAGAATTCTCAGCTTGTTGTTTATAACTTGTGATATCAAATTGTCAAAAAGTTGTATAATTGCTCTTCAATAATCTCAGAGAAGGCAGCTGAGTTAAGAACATTattgccggggcgcctgggtggctcagtgggttaagccgctgccttcggctcaggtcatgatctcagggtcctgggatcgagtcccgtatcgggctctctgctcagcagggagcctgcttccttctctctttctctctgcctgcctctcagtgtacttgtaatttctctctgtcaaataaataaataaaatctttaaaaaaaaaaaagaacatattattgCCTACCAATAGAACACTCTTTTTTccagaaatcaagaattgggcTATCCTAAATCATTTACCTTCTTTATAATTGAGGGGTTATTCAGGTATCTGGACAAATGTGGCAGCTTCAAATACAAAAGCTATTTCCATTTGAACATGACTTCCATAATGAATTTTGAAagtgttattcttttttcaaataaaagaaaattaagaaagtgattttatttcagtATGTTGGGTTTTTATGAAGTTTTTGGCAGAATTGTGAAAATGTCCTTCAAAGAGTAGCCTAGAAATATCTTCAGGACATCACATCTCCCTATGGCCAAACAGAATCAAGAGTGTCTGTGTAACTTCCTTCCATGTGTTAAGTAGTCAGGAACTATTTCACAGAGTACTGAGTTTTATATTTTGACATATCAAATCCCCAATAACAACCTTGAGCTTAGAAAACATGATCTAAATATAACTAATTCCCTCCTTGTAAATCTTAgtacttttgttttaataaaaatttcacacTGTTCATAACAGGtttctctggggaaaaaacatttcttaaaacaaaGGCAATCATATACCCTAACtctgaacaacaacaacgacaaccataaagtaaacatttattgaatacttctaATGGACGAGGCACTGAGTTAAGAGCTTTATCCCTATCGGTGAGTAAACTGACATAGGGAGATTAGGGAACTTCCTTAAAATTAGTTAGTGGCATTCAATAATTCCGTATACTGcttcacaaagaaaaatatataattcaatgtTATGTTttcttcacaaagaaaaatataattcaatgTTATGTTTTGGAAACAGAGTCAACTCTTGCTGACAATTTCTAAGACTGAtgattctatattcttttttctttggttgttgGAAACCAAATCAGAAGTCTATATTATGAGTAGAAAGAATATGTGCTTGGGTCCTTATATGGAATATGAATCTAAATCAGTGGGAGGCTTTATTTATGCACATTTCCTCAATTTTTTGGAAGTCTCTAGGttgtatacattttaataatatatagtgacatatatatatatatatatatatatatatatataatattagtgACATTCCACTCAAAATTGtataatgaatattatttcaCTTCAGAGGCAATCAGTATTTGATTTGCGCCTGTAGCCATGAATCTTGTTGAACTACATGTCCAAAATGCTCCCTAACTTTCTTTGGCTAAATATCTTGGCTCGTTTATGATGACATTGAAGAAGATGCTATGTCAGACACCtggaatctaaaataaaacttttccggggtgcctgggtggctcagtgggttaaagcctctgctttcagctcaggtcatggccccggggtcctgggatcaagccccacatcaggctttctgttcagcagggagcctgctcccccccctccccccgacgcctgcctctctgcctacttgtgatctctctctgtcaaataaataaataaaatctttaaaataaaacttttccattttcatatatCTCACACttggttattttgtttcttcaactctgatcactttaaaaaagtttgtttCTGGAGTTTCTCTACTTCCTGGAGGTCACCACCTCACTACTAAAGTGAGGTATGGTACTTCTGTAAGACTTTGATAAATATTGTCTAAAGCTGGAGAATTACTGAACTTGTTTTGGTCAGCTTGgcctatatttcattttttaaactttatgttcTTTTGCTTGTAAGTTTTCTAGTCCCCTCCCCCTAGAATTCTTCCAAGATTTAAGTCAATTGGAAAGTTCTCAGTACCAAGTGGCTAAGAAAGAAATACTCACGTGCACCtagaccaccaccaccatccataCCTTATAATGATGCCCTATAGCAATAGGGAGCACCGATCTGCTTCCCTGGTAGGGTGGGAAAGTATTAAGGATTTTCTAGAGCAGTTGAAATTTGATAAAGACTGTTTCAACTTGTTTATTGCACCTAACTAATGGGTTCTTTGTACAATAGACATATGTCCCTGAAAAGACAACATAGGTTATTTCTCTAACTTATGTTTTCCAATGGTAGTAGcttaatttctgggtttttttttctgtcttatgtagctagagacaaaaaaaagtataaaacaaataagcatggagatgaaaagtacagcatagagattATAGTCAGTAATACTATAACAATGTATGGTGACCGATGGTGACTACATTAGTGAGAACTGAGTAACATAGAGTAGAACTGTtcaatcactgtgctgtacacttgaaactaatataatatgtcAACTAaacttcaataataaatttttaaatggtacaATGGTCTCATATTCAAGAATATTATGAATTTCTACAGAAAAGGGGAGATGTGGAAGGATGGACTCTTCCTTAAGCACCTggaatgaaataatttctttgtctCCGATTCAGAATACATCATCACCTACACTATGATTTTCTGGAAAGGAACTATTGAAATagcaaaattctaattttactttGTAACACTACCATGATTGGACCAAGCGCGTAAAGGTCCAGCATTTGTGGGGCATGGTGTCCTTGCAAAGatttttagaacaaaacaaaacagaaaatcttaacaGATGATAGAGAAAAATGATACCAAAGTATTTAATGTCACATtccaatattaaaatttaaatttaggtttttttcaaataagttgatgtaattttcctttttgcttgaAAATTTTCGAGACTTAATTTTAAGAGGTAACATAGTATGAGATATTAATTTTCATGGGGAAAATAAAACTCTATTTCCTCCATTATAGAGATGAACACAAtttgtttaagaaattttaaaaaattacttctaaCTTTCTATTGTAAATGTATATTAACCCACGAAGGTCATTTATTGTCTCAGGATTTCAGTTCTGGCATCAGTGAAGTCCCTAGGATTTAGAATAAATACTAATTAAGAGGAAAACTCCAGTCCCAAACACCCTCTCTAGTCTAAGGGGTCATTCACTTACCTGGGGTTCTGGCAGGCACTCCCAGCAGTGTCTCTACCCTTCACCACATCTGGGACATTTTCATCTTTCAAATGCTCCTCTGCTTCTTGTAGGGGCCTGGTTTCAGAGGGGGAATGTTCAGGTTCTCCAACACACTCTTCTCTCTGATCCGTTTCGATGTGAATTAAAGGCACTTCTCTTGAGCAAAGTGACCTCCTGGTGCGGTTTACAGGCATAGTCCCATTACACGaagaagtttcctttttaaaagaatctaaacTGTTGTGGTTTGTAAGAGGAGCAGCTTTGCTCTGAGACAACACCGAGGGCTGTTTGCTTTCGGTAACGGAGCCTTTCCTTGGGTTATCAATGGGCTCCTGAAGAAAAAGACTTGGCCCACTTTGCACTCTGCTTGAAGCTGGTCTGTTTGCACATTTCTCCACTTGCATGGGAGAGCCACCAGAGGCAGGATCAACCTCAGCTGCCTCGGCATCATCCACTATAATTTTGTTCTTCTGCATGAGGGCTTTGATTGAGTTTGCCCACGTCTCGTGAATTAACATGTTGGTGATCTGGTCAGTTCCACCTCTCCAGTACAAGCAAGAGTCAGATTTGCAGAGACCCGAGGAGGAAGCGCTACTGACTGGATGTACACTTAGGAAATCTTGCTGGCTGTTTTGAGCGAAGCCATCTAAAGAGTTGGCTTTGATGGGTGCATTCACTGTCAGCCTGGCCCCCAGGGATCTGCTATCTGGCATGGACGACTGTCTGTAACACAATGGGGATCGCAGAGAAGGTGACAATAAACCAACGGTCCAATCCTGGCTGCTTCGTCTGGAGGAGGTGCTgtccctgctttctctttcaatGTCCCTCAGCATGTACCTATAAAACTCCTCGGTTATGCTCTCGGTGCTGGACTGCTTAGAGGGACAGCTTGGCCTCACACTGAGATGGTCATTTTTACGACATGCCTGTTGCATGGCCGAGTTCAGGATGCTGCTGGCGTTCTTGCCCGCATAGTAATCCAGCAGTAACTCAAaccctcttccttcattttccatCTGGTTCACCATGAACCTGGAAAACTCCTCAGTGATGCTTTCACAGCTGGACTGCTTGGAGACAGAGCTGGCCCTGCTAACTGGCTGACTTAGGGTACTCATTAAACCCAGGCTGTTTACATAAGCCTGGGCGTTCGAGTCTTCCTCTGGGATGCTTTCACAGCTGGAGGCCTTCGGCCGGTTCCACCTGTCTCCACTGAGTAACCGGTTCCGGGGATGGCTCTGGGCTTGCCAGCCGCCGTCCACCGTGGAGAACTCTGTTAGGTTCATGATCTTGGCTGCCACTTCGTTTGCAAAAATACTGACAGAATCCGGGACATCCTCAAGGTTCATCGACTCATCCATGACCCTGTTCATCAGCTTCTCCTTAAGCTCCGGGTGCTCATCGGTTTTCCTCTTGATCTCGCTGAGTCTTGGTGGTTTGTGCTTCCTCACTGCGGCCCCACCGGTCtggctttccttcttcctcttcaagGACCGGCAGGATACGTTCGGGGAAACCGGAAACTCATTCCCTCTCTTCCACGCACAGAACCAGGGTTGTTTTCCATTTGAGTTGTCAAGGCAAATTGCTGCGATTTCAGTTGCCATGGAGACAATCATCTCTGCTAATTCTTCCGCGAAGTCCGTAATGCAGTATATATCTGCCTGTTTTGCCTGTAGCTCAGGTTGAGCAGGAAGCAGCGAGTCATTCCCTAACAATGACAGGTTCACTTGAACTTCATTGTTTAGAGGGGAGGCACGGTTATACTTCTCCTGGGCGTTTGCACTGGCGCCATCCTCTGCGTCCTGGGAACCTCTGCTGCCCTTGCGCACTGCCAGTGTGCACTCTCCCTCCGAAGTGGCTCCGTACTCATTCTCACTGTGCCTGCGCATTGGATGAGGGTCGTTTAGGTCTTCTCCTGCCGTTGCTTTTTGATCTATTTCTCTGGGGGGTGTTTTAGCAGTTGAAGAATGAGGCTCTCTGGGTCTACGGGGCCACTGAGATTGCAGCATGGGGTTCTGGAAGAGGCCTGGCTTCGCTGGGCCCTTGCTATTTTGCTTCGGACACACATCATCTACAAGATCATTGATCACAAGACTAGCGCAGCGTGGATTGCTGAGTGGATAGCTGCTGGAATACTCAATGGCTTTGGTCCATGCTAGACTGCCAGCCTGGTCAGGTGGCCGGCAGCCCAATTCCGTTTCCGTCCAGCTTAGGGTTTCATTAGCGAGGACAGCGGGGCCTTCCCCAAGTTGTACAAAATGACTCATCTTCTTGAACGTAAAGCATATCACTCGGAAGAGCAGCTGACTGGCACTTTCCATCAAGGTGTCGAGGGTTTCAGGTGAATGCCTGCTGTCGTTGCGatcaagtattttgtttttctggtgagCTTCATCAATGGAATGCTTCAGGATAACATTGGACAGGGTCTGTGCCAGATCATTCCTGAGGACATTTTCTGAGCTGACATTTTCAAAGACCTGAGGCCTTGAAGCAGTTTCTATGATTCTCTTGCTCATGGATTCCATGAGGTCTCCAATGCTGCTGCAGGGACTAGGCCTTGTTAAAACCAGAGCAGCCTCCTTGAGCAATGCCCAAGCAATGGCCTCATTTCCAAGCTCCAGGCTCCCCGCTGTCGCCAGACTGCAGAGCGGGGGGACAGCTGCACAGGCCTCAGCTGCACAGGAGAGGCCACTCGGAGCCTTCGCCTCTCCTGTTTCACCCAGGCCACACACAGCAACAGCACTCGCCACCTGAGTCATGCCACACAGAGCAGATGGAAAGGAGTATTCACTGATGGAAGGCTCCTTGAGTACTTGGGATATTTGAGTTTGCAGTGGTTCAGGGCCTCCCATTGGAGGCGCTGAAACCAAAGATTCTTGCTCCATTTTGAGCCTTTCTGTGGCCTGAGGGCTGGAAATGGTTCCAATCACAGTGGCCGCGCAAGCCAGTGCAACTTCTAGAGCACTCTGAGGGTGTCTGCTGGAGTTCTTTCCAGAGAGGACACCTGAGGTTTCAACGGAGACCTCCACCTCAGACCAAGAGGGGATGCCCGCCTCAGGGGCAGCATCACTGCCATCTGGACTCTGAACAATGACAATTTTGGGGAGCTTGTTCCATGACTGAGGGACCACCATACCTTTAGTGGAACAGCCACTGGGTAGCAGAGCATTTCCGACAGAAACACTGACTGCGGAATCTTGGGGCCATGTAGGCTGAGACTGGGACAACCGAATAAATGCATCTTGCAGCACGGATTCTGCTAAATTTGTAGCATACTCGCCAGTAGTGGCTTCTCCATCCTGTTTGGGAGGAAAGGAGTTTGTGCCATCTTCATGGTCCCCTGGATCCAAGCTGTTGTCATGCTTAGCGAGGGCACTATATATGGGAGGCCCACCGTTCTTAACCATCCTGGAGAAGTAAGCATCCCCAGGAATATATGGTGCCTGTGATTTTTCCACGTGAcctttaacattttctaaataataataatttgtggCTGGCCTCTTATTCTGCACAGCTTCACCTTTCCATTCCAATGGCTCGGGTGATGCACTGAGGCTCTTCAAAGGGGTGTCTTCTACTTTTTTCACCGATCCTTCTGCCTTCGTCATTGGATGGTATTTGCCAATATATTTGTCTTCCAGAGCATAAAGCATCTTTTCCTTGTTGTTCCATTCCTCCTGAGTGGCTTCCTTTGGTCCTTTACTTTCCAAAACATTAGCTGAGACATTTATATTCTCATAACCTATTGAAGACAAAATGAGGGCCCGCCATTACTTTTTGGATAGCAAGATCTCatgagattactttttaaaaatgccttattaaaaaaaaaaaaagtaacaattactttttaaaaatgccttataGCACCAGGGGTGGTTCTCTCCCCCCCGCCCAAATAAACAGCATTTAGAAAGACAAATGAATCCGAAAATGTTTTTGAGTTTCATTATAGAACCACACTCAACAAAATGTCTTTCGATGTGGGCTATAAATGTCTGCaccagagtgggagaagatggCAGTGGGAGCTGAGTGCGGatccttactttctttctttaaagatttttatttatttatttgagagagagagagagagagaggggagagggagaaagagcacgagGGGggtgaaggaggggcagagggaaagggacaagccgACTGATtcgggggcttgattccaggaccctgagatcatcacctgagctggaggcagatgcaaaactgattgagccacctggatgccctTGGCTCCATGGGGAAAGTAACCCAGACAGTTGCATCTCAGAGCTTCCCAGTGCAcatggaaggaggagggagaatgtTTACAGCAACCTCCATAGTAAGCTTTGCTGCAAAAGCTTTGCTGCCAAAATTTGCTCTGAAGTTTGGGTGGGACTTGTCCCAGGGACTGAAAACAGCAGGGTCCCTTCTTCTGTGGCTAAGAGTGGGGGAAGAAGAACACATTGTTCACTGAGCTCTTTGAATCTGTCATTCAAAACTGAATAAAGGCTAAGGGCTAAGTACTCTCCTGCCTTATTTCCTTATGTCCTTACCGTAAATAACAGGTAAATGTTATAAATACATAGAGCTGAATATAGTAAGTGTTAAGCAGTGCTAAGAGGCACTATTACACTCCCAAATACTGGATaaagaaactggggctcagaaggACTAGGTAACCAAACCAGGCTTCCCAGCCTCTAAGAGGCAGTGCAAGAATTAGGCCAGTTTAAGTTGGCATCAGCTAATGGTGGCTTTATGGAAGTCTCAGGGAAGATAACTTTCATCCCTGTGATAGTCTTAGTCTCTTGGCAGGCAGCAGGATGTCCTTCAGCATCCCCAAGGCATCTTTAGGGAAACGGAGCCATCCAACCATTGTGTCAAAGTGCTTGAGTCGGCAGCTCACTCATGGTCTGTTATCCTTCTGTCCTCCCTAAACTCTGTAAGTGAAGATTATGGTGTGTCAGCCAAACCGACATGGCCTGAAACTTTCCTGAAATCCCAGTCATTTTTAGAGGGTGACTAATGCGCGTTTGTTTCATGGGGCCGTTCTCACCGCTCCTATAGTCTTCCacctcattttcctcctccaagTGCTCAGAGGCGGTGAGAAAGTCCTCCTCGATTGAAGACAGGGAGCAGTTGGTGTCATCCTCCACTTTTAAGATACTTGTTTCCAGATGGAGCTGCCGCTCCTGCACCAGTTCAAGACCGATCAAAAATTTGTTGATTTCAAAGATGATGCAGTTGGTACTGTTTGCCCTATTCCCTCTTGCACACTGGACCAAGCAGATATCTGGCAGCCAAGGGCACTGAAAGTAGAGAGgaataaacatatttattgaaagagagaataaaaaaccATCACTTCTGACCTTTCTTCTTCTACCAGTCTTTCTTGTTACAAGGAATGGGGGACATTTAAAATACTTGGAATATCTTCTGGGCTTCGATGGATGCATTGCTTGAAAAAAAATTCGAGtgctattcaaaaataaatagcataaataaataggaaaataaagcaCACAAGGTACCCAGGAGAAAGTCTGACTTTGGGGAAACTACACCAGTTGCATCACATATTTTTGTTGTCTCCTGCTAAAGCAAAAGTGGCACCGGGCAAAGTTAAACAGGTTAAGGAAGATTTTCTTCAAAGctcttaaattagaaaaaaggacCAGAACGGAGCTGGATCACAACTCCATTGAAACAAAAGGGCCGTGGGCTTTTTAAGAGCTGTTATCATgtatggggagatggaaaggagaagggagttgagggaaattggaaggggaggtgaaccatgagagactatggactctgaaaaacaacttaagggttttgaaggggcgggggatgggaggttgggggagccaggtggtgggtattatggagggcaccgattgcatggagcactgggtgtggtacataaacaatgaaatctgttacaATGTttatgtggtacataaacaatgaaatctgttacactgaaaagaaattaaaaaaaataatggatacaAGATGTTGATGTTACAGAActtcaagaaaacagaatttcttagaaattacataaaaatttttctaGTTGCCTTCGTTAATACAAATCTTTCTTTATGTCAGAATGTTGGaacaaaaacctcaaaaagtTATCGAATCCCAACCTAGTAAAGTCCGTACTTTTGTAAAATGgttttgtggtctctctctaccACTACATTGGAAACCTTAAAAAGCACAAGTGTTTGTTTTTGCCCTGACCTATTCTGTGACTTTCATTCtgtatattagattttttttttaatgtctttgtttcCTCAACTACACAATAAAAGTTaacctgtcaaaaaaaaaaaaaaaaaaaaaagaaagaaaaaagaaagagctggTGTCAGACAGCTGCAGGCCATCTGGACTTGCTGACTGGCTTATGTGCATGGGAGGAAGTGGTTTTGGAACTTGGAGTCAGGCTCCTGCTGACCTTAGGCTCCCATCCTTCCACAGAGAAAGGGACACTATCTTCTTTGATGATCTTACTTCAGAGATGGTTCTCAGGTCTTTGAAAAAGACactcctagggcacctgggtggctctgtgggttgagcctctgctttgggctcaggtcatgatcccagggtcctgggatcgagctccccatcaggggtctctgctcagcagggagcatatttccccacttctctctgcctgcctttctgcctacttgtgatctctgtcaaataaataaataaaatcttaaaaaaaaaaaaaaaacaaaccttaaaaaaaaaaaaaaaaagaaagaaagaaaagaaaaaagaaaaagacactccTGGCTTATAAACCTGGGAAGAGGCTTTTCAAATGGTTTTCATCTTAAAGGGGCAGAGATTCCTAACCATGTTTTCTAGGGTAAATATTCTGAGAAAAAGGGGCTTCAGTGCTTCTAGTCTGGGAGAAGACAGCTGGAAGTCTAGTCGAGCTGAGGGGAATGTTAAGGCTGTCTTGGTCACCATGATCCTTTTCTGCTTTGGTGATGTTCAGTAAAGCCTGTGTCAGTATTTCAGTGTTTCTATTAACTACAGTTAGAATTTATAATGTGTGTTGCTCATCTGAAGAAGCAGACACAATGAGGTATAAAGAAATTCACTGGAAGAGCACTGATTATCTTGAAAAGGCCAGCATATGAAGAAAGCAGTGATGAGGAGGCTTAAATCATTGGGTGGTGTCCCTGTGAGACctattaattttcttctgttctagGGCGACAGACTatatcccctttttttttttaagattttatttatttatttgacggacagagatcacaagtaggcagagaagcaggcagagagcctgatgcggggctcaattctaggaccctgggattttgacctgagccgaaggcagaagctttaactcactaagccactcaggcaccccaacagacCATATCCTTATTCTCCACTACACACATTTTGCTATCCATATCGTTGTTCATTAGAATAGCAAAAAATTTCAATTGCTCCTGCACAGAAGACTAGTAAATTACAAACATATCTGTgcattgggatttttatttttatgaagggAATAATAATATGCTGATTCACAgtaatttttaacagaaaattttttGAATGGAAATGGGAGTTAGTGGTGAGAAacctaaataaatttatattaaggTGGAATTTGAAATGTTTGGAGGAAGTAGtttatgtataaatgtgtgtCTTATAAAAAGGAAGGGGTTCAAAGAAGGGGTTCATAACCTTACTTTTCAAAGTCTAGTTGTAGACTAGCAGCCTTGGCATCACTTGGCAGCTGGTTAGAAATCTATAATCCTGGGAGCCACCTCAGATCCAGTaaatcagaatttgcattttcaagaaaaatcttTTGGTGATTCCTGCATGTATTaatatttgagaaccactggtctgtAGCTTTTATGAAATTCACAAAGGGTCTGAGATTCCCCCACAATGACAAGGAACTACTGCTGTAGAGTAACAGTAGCTGGCTTGATTAATTTTACTTCTACTGAATTCAGATATACTAAACTAACCTGAAATTTAAAAGATGCTTTTTGGGTGTCTATTAAATGCAAGGTGTGCTGGGAGATACAAACATAAATTGATGGGGGATGGGGACCGGAAGGTGGGGCACAAAATACTGTCAGTGGACAGGCATGAATACCAATAATTATAAAGTTGAACCAAATGAAATTACCATATTTATAGGTAAAATGGTTCCGTATTGACCATTTCATACCATTtaggttaaatatatataacataaagttttatatattgtGGCAGGAATCAAAAGAGGTATTAGTACATCAGCATGAACTGTTAAGTAATACCTCAAAATAAACTTAGAGAAAGGATTGTAGTGTATGTGCAATGTTCCATGGCTATTGCATTCatagacagaaaatttattttcttaactctCTTCTTGAAAGTAAATAAACATCCTAGGAGTCTTAGGTAAATGAGGGTCAAATGATATGCATCCTATAAAATAATGGCaggtataattatataatgtttaTTGTCATCTATTAGGTGCTTTGACAATCCTATTACCtttaatataaacattatttctgtgaGGTTGGTGGTGCCATTACTCTTTTACAGAGGAGACATCAGGCACAAAAAGGCTAACTGATCCTTTCAGAAATATAAAGTGGAAGAGCCAGCATTGCAATCCAGGCCTGTTGGACTCCAATTCCTGTGTCCCTTCCAATTCACCCCGTGGCTTCCTGGTCTAATCAACGTGCAATTTAGAAAGGAGGGTGGTTTGCACCTGGACCTCCTTGAACTCATGCATGCCTGCAAGTATATcttattattatacataatatgCATCTCAGAAAAAATATGCATCTCAGAAAAGTAATTGatcttatttgcattttccatttaatattttacttgacTATTGGCTGTTGTCATgatttttcttaagatattttaGAGACTTATCCTAAGGCTCTATAAAGGATGGttggaggaaggaaaatgtcATGCCAACTTCTCATTCAATGCTCACTGGTATATATTCATtagtcgagagagagagagagagagagagagcgagcatggcaGGAGacgaacagagggagagaaaaagagagaatcctaagcaggcttcatactcagcacagagctggatgcagggcttgatctcacaaccctgagacatcatgacctgagctgaaatcaagtgtgggactcttaaccaactgagtcacccaggcacccctctattcaTTAGTCTTTTGCAACACATAAGTATGGATAGTTGTGCATgagtttatataaatttaataatattcataataaataagGTCAAAGAGAATGTCAGACTATGTAAGCTGCTCCCTAAAAGCAAGATGTCCAGCTTATTTACCACTGTATCCTCAACACCTAGAAAAGTGATGAACActtataatatacaatatattcattcattcaaccaatatttactgtgtttttaatatttacatatgaatgaataaggtatattataaatattttcttacattttttcagTTGTACAATTTAATTGTCAAGTAATGTGGGAATATAAAAAAGCAATAGGGTCATTTGTGAACTGGAAAGATGAAggcatgaataaataaagagaaaagtattcataaataaagaaattccTCTGGAGTCACATTATCCTTGTGACAGTATTCTATTTCTCTTCCCCAAAGGAGCCTGGTCAGATTGTAAATGGATGATAATTCTTACTGTGCATAGTAGTCCACCCTGGTATCTTATTTTGATTGACTgactgattgactgattgatttggGATAGaaggggggaagagcagagagagagggagagaaagaatcttaagctggctccatgcccagcacaaaggCCCATGTGACACTTAATCTCATGaaggtgagatcatgacctgagctgaaatcgagagtcagatgcttcacagactgagccacacaggtggcttttattttgctttaaataatgttttctttctacttcacctttcttcaattttttggacaTGGAAAGAAAACACTGCATTTGAATAGACCTCGAGGtgtcttcttattattttattaaatcactATGTTTAGTCTCTGAGAATGgagaaaaggtattttttttaaatctctgttttATAGAATAGGAAATTATAGTTGAGAGAAGCAAGGTAACTTG
This genomic interval carries:
- the SPHKAP gene encoding A-kinase anchor protein SPHKAP isoform X4, which codes for MATPFSPYPAMWVVEPNSPTSLSAALYTRRHSQESSNLESPLMYEVSAAQEGIASGFLRGGLGSSITACKKVLCSNSLLESTDYWLQNQRTPCQIGFVEDKSENCASVCFVNLDVNKDACSTEHLQQKLVNVSPDLPKLISSMNVQQPKENEIVLLSGLTSGNLQADFEVSQCPWLPDICLVQCARGNRANSTNCIIFEINKFLIGLELVQERQLHLETSILKVEDDTNCSLSSIEEDFLTASEHLEEENEVEDYRSGYENINVSANVLESKGPKEATQEEWNNKEKMLYALEDKYIGKYHPMTKAEGSVKKVEDTPLKSLSASPEPLEWKGEAVQNKRPATNYYYLENVKGHVEKSQAPYIPGDAYFSRMVKNGGPPIYSALAKHDNSLDPGDHEDGTNSFPPKQDGEATTGEYATNLAESVLQDAFIRLSQSQPTWPQDSAVSVSVGNALLPSGCSTKGMVVPQSWNKLPKIVIVQSPDGSDAAPEAGIPSWSEVEVSVETSGVLSGKNSSRHPQSALEVALACAATVIGTISSPQATERLKMEQESLVSAPPMGGPEPLQTQISQVLKEPSISEYSFPSALCGMTQVASAVAVCGLGETGEAKAPSGLSCAAEACAAVPPLCSLATAGSLELGNEAIAWALLKEAALVLTRPSPCSSIGDLMESMSKRIIETASRPQVFENVSSENVLRNDLAQTLSNVILKHSIDEAHQKNKILDRNDSRHSPETLDTLMESASQLLFRVICFTFKKMSHFVQLGEGPAVLANETLSWTETELGCRPPDQAGSLAWTKAIEYSSSYPLSNPRCASLVINDLVDDVCPKQNSKGPAKPGLFQNPMLQSQWPRRPREPHSSTAKTPPREIDQKATAGEDLNDPHPMRRHSENEYGATSEGECTLAVRKGSRGSQDAEDGASANAQEKYNRASPLNNEVQVNLSLLGNDSLLPAQPELQAKQADIYCITDFAEELAEMIVSMATEIAAICLDNSNGKQPWFCAWKRGNEFPVSPNVSCRSLKRKKESQTGGAAVRKHKPPRLSEIKRKTDEHPELKEKLMNRVMDESMNLEDVPDSVSIFANEVAAKIMNLTEFSTVDGGWQAQSHPRNRLLSGDRWNRPKASSCESIPEEDSNAQAYVNSLGLMSTLSQPVSRASSVSKQSSCESITEEFSRFMVNQMENEGRGFELLLDYYAGKNASSILNSAMQQACRKNDHLSVRPSCPSKQSSTESITEEFYRYMLRDIERESRDSTSSRRSSQDWTVGLLSPSLRSPLCYRQSSMPDSRSLGARLTVNAPIKANSLDGFAQNSQQDFLSVHPVSSASSSGLCKSDSCLYWRGGTDQITNMLIHETWANSIKALMQKNKIIVDDAEAAEVDPASGGSPMQVEKCANRPASSRVQSGPSLFLQEPIDNPRKGSVTESKQPSVLSQSKAAPLTNHNSLDSFKKETSSCNGTMPVNRTRRSLCSREVPLIHIETDQREECVGEPEHSPSETRPLQEAEEHLKDENVPDVVKGRDTAGSACQNPSDSLDAREVTGAEVSAEGRAPDEFPNLSGSSGESTDSWSQLANEEDNPDDTSSFLQLSERSMRCNPGWVYMSELVEEKETLKGQSENIEEGASRVPVGAASPQGSLLVINFDLEPECPDAELRATLQWIAASELGIPTIYFKKSQENRIEKFLDVVRLVQQKSWKVGDIFHAVVQYCKVHEEQKEGTPSLFDWLLELG